A single Lactuca sativa cultivar Salinas chromosome 8, Lsat_Salinas_v11, whole genome shotgun sequence DNA region contains:
- the LOC111880318 gene encoding pumilio homolog 2, with amino-acid sequence MLSELGRRPMISGGGDGSFGDEFEEIGLLLREQRREADDREKELNMYRSGSAPPTVEGSLSAVGGLFNTNHGQNNGLPFSEFAGGNGFTSEEELRADPAYLSYYYSNVNLNPRLPPPLLSKEDWRFTQRLQGGGSSGLGGIGDRRKANKTDGGGGSGSGGGGMSLFSMPPGFNSKKQENDNSDAEKVKVSAEWGGDGLIGLPGLGLGSKQKSLAEIFQDDLSRSAPHSGHPSRPASRTAFENPDETLSPGDAELAQPHGAKGPPTSYSYAAALGASLSRSTTPDPQHIARVPSPIPTPIGGGRVNPPDRRNPNSPNIFNGPTSHPKEQSDLVNALSAMNLSNGVIDEPNSDDQNAFYHRNQKNNKNNNLYFDGSSSNLQFDGGYSINSPQMMSNQHGNINLPPLFETAAAASAMAYPGMESRFPLESQAMNRMGNQMTGNALQASFMDPMYLQYLRSTEYAAAAQIAALNDPTIDRNYNLGNSYTELLQKAYLGSLLSPQKSQYGGVQYVGASASPHHHGYYGNPGFGVGLSYPGSPLASPLPNSPGGPGSPIRLGELNTRYSPQMRNLGGGSGVMGHWHLDGGDNTFASSLLEEFKSNKTKCFELSEITGHVVEFSADQYGSRFIQQKLETATTEDKNMVFQEIFPQALTLMTDVFGNYVIQKFFEHGMQGQRRELAGKLMGHVLTLSLQMYGCRVIQKAIEVVDMDQKIKMVEELDGHIMRCVRDQNGNHVIQKCIECVPEDHIQFIITTFYDQVVTLSTHPYGCRVIQRVLEHCEDPKTQSKVMDEILNCVSMLAQDQYGNYVVQHVLEHGKPNERSIIIQELAGKIVQMSQQKFASNVVEKCLTFGDASERQLLVNEMLGTTDENEPLQAMMKDQFANYVVQKVLETCSDQEREHILSRIKVHLNALKKYTYGKHIVARVEKLVAAGERRIAAQLLHAT; translated from the exons ATGTTATCCGAATTGGGTAGGAGACCTATGATCAGTGGCGGCGGCGATGGTTCATTTGGAGACGAATTCGAGGAGATAGGATTGTTGCTACGTGAACAAAGACGTGAAGCCGATGATCGTGAAAAGGAGCTAAACATGTATCGGAGTGGCTCAGCACCGCCCACCGTAGAGGGTTCGTTAAGTGCAGTCGGTGGTCTATTTAACACAAATCATGGACAAAACAACGGTCTACCATTCTCTGAATTCGCCGGCGGCAATGGATTCACGTCCGAGGAAGAACTCAGGGCTGACCCAGCTTACTTATCTTACTATTATTCAAACGTGAATTTAAACCCTAGATTGCCACCACCACTATTGTCGAAAGAAGATTGGCGGTTTACTCAGAGGTTGCAGGGCGGTGGAAGTTCGGGGTTGGGCGGAATCGGAGACAGAAGGAAAGCAAATAAGACCGACGGAGGCGGTGGCAGCGGAAGTGGCGGCGGCGGTATGTCGCTTTTTTCTATGCCGCCTGGCTTTAACTCAAAGAAACAGGAGAATGATAACTCCGATGCCGAGAAAGTCAAGGTTTCGGCTGAGTGGGGCGGCGATGGGTTGATCGGTTTGCCTGGTTTAGGATTAGGTAGTAAACAAAAGAGCCTTGCTGAAATTTTCcag GATGATTTGAGCCGATCCGCTCCACATTCCGGACACCCATCTCGACCTGCCAGCCGTACTGCTTTTGAAAATCCCGATGAAACTCTAAGTCCAGGTGATGCTGAGCTGGCACAGCCACATGGCGCAAAGGGCCCACCAACATCATACTCCTATGCTGCAGCTTTAGGTGCTTCTTTATCAAGAAGCACCACCCCTGACCCCCAACACATTGCTAGGGTGCCTAGCCCCATCCCTACTCCAATAGGGGGTGGGCGGGTCAACCCGCCCGATAGAAGAAACCCTAATAGCCCAAATATATTCAATGGGCCCACTTCTCACCCCAAAGAACAATCTGACTTGGTCAACGCTCTTTCCGCCATGAATCTCTCAAACGGTGTGATTGATGAGCCTAATTCCGATGATCAGAATGCTTTTTATCATCGGAATCagaaaaacaacaagaacaaTAACTTGTACTTCGATGGATCTTCAAGTAACTTGCAATTCGACGGTGGATACTCTATAAACTCACCACAAATGATGTCCAATCAGCACGGAAACATAAACCTCCCACCACTTTTTGAAACCGCAGCAGCAGCTTCCGCCATGGCGTACCCTGGAATGGAATCGCGATTCCCTTTGGAATCACAAGCCATGAACAGAATGGGAAACCAAATGACTGGAAACGCACTCCAAGCTTCTTTCATGGACCCGATGTATCTCCAGTACTTAAGATCAACCGAATACGCTGCTGCTGCCCAAATTGCTGCCCTGAATGACCCGACTATTGACCGGAATTACAATCTCGGGAATTCATACACCGAACTCCTTCAAAAAGCATATTTAGGAAGTTTATTGTCCCCTCAAAAGTCACAGTATGGAGGTGTTCAATACGTAGGGGCATCTGCTAGTCCACATCATCATGGGTATTATGGGAACCCGGGTTTTGGGGTTGGGTTATCGTATCCGGGTAGCCCGTTAGCAAGCCCACTACCCAATTCTCCGGGTGGGCCGGGAAGCCCAATTAGGCTTGGTGAACTTAACACACGATACTCTCCTCAAATGAGAAATTTAGGTGGGGGAAGTGGTGTGATGGGACATTGGCATTTAGATGGTGGTGATAATACCTTTGCTTCTTCTTTGTTAGAAGAGTTTAAGAGTAATAAAACAAAGTGTTTTGAGCTTTCTGAAATCACAGGTCATGTTGTTGAGTTCAG tgcGGACCAGTATGGAAGCCGTTTCATTCAACAGAAACTTGAAACTGCAACTACAGAAGACAAAAACATGGTGTTTCAGGAGATTTTTCCTCAGGCTCTAACTTTGATGACTGATGTGTTTGGAAATTATGTGATTCAAAAG TTCTTTGAGCATGGAATGCAAGGACAAAGAAGGGAATTGGCTGGAAAGCTAATGGGACATGTTTTGACACTTAGCCTTCAAATGTATGGCTGCCGAGTTATTCAAAAG GCGATTGAAGTTGTTGACATGGACCAAAAGATCAAGATGGTGGAGGAGCTTGATGGCCACATCATGCGTTGTGTACGTGACCAAAATGGGAATCATGTTATTCAAAAATGTATTGAATGTGTTCCTGAAGATCACATTCAGTTCATTATAACAACTTTCTATGATCAAGTTGTCACCCTTTCAACCCATCCATATGGGTGTCGTGTCATACAG AGGGTGCTTGAGCACTGTGAGGATCCAAAAACACAGAGCAAGGTGATGGATGAAATACTTAACTGTGTAAGCATGCTAGCACAAGATCAGTATGGAAATTATGTTGTTCAG CATGTGTTGGAACATGGAAAACCGAATGAACGATCGATAATAATTCAAGAATTAGCCGGGAAGATTGTACAAATGAGTCAACAGAAGTTTGCGTCAAACGTTGTTgaaaaatgtttgacttttggtgATGCAAGTGAACGCCAGCTACTTGTGAATGAGATGCTTGGTACTACTGATGAAAATGAGCCTCTTCAG GCAATGATGAAGGACCAATTTGCAAATTATGTGGTGCAAAAAGTACTTGAAACTTGTAGCGACCAAGAGCGTGAGCACATATTGTCTCGAATTAAGGTTCATTTGAATGCGCTTAAAAAATACACTTATGGAAAACATATTGTAGCTCGTGTAGAGAAACTTGTTGCTGCTGGAG AAAGGAGAATTGCTGCACAGTTGCTACATGCAACAtaa
- the LOC111880346 gene encoding zinc transporter 1 gives MAISFHFIKSNSALLLITFLSLHLSLTTGHGGHSHDDEEGTLDLRAKGLVLVKVYCLIIMFVTTFAGGVSPYFYRWNESFLLLGTQFAGGVFLGTSLMHFLSDSNEVFGDLTTKTYPFAFMLASAGYLLTMFSDCVILYVVGRGGHGGGGENKVAVVEEEEEGRMRGGDPSEHGNHSHPIFVKTSSLSDTILLILALCFHSIFEGIAVGVSSTKTDAWRNLWTISLHKIFAAVAMGIALLRLIPKRPFLLTVIYSFAFAISSPIGVGIGIAINATTEGVVADWMYAICMGIATGVFVYVAIHHLIAKGFKPQEDAYFDKPFFKFLAVLLGVGVIAVVMIW, from the exons ATGGCTATCTCCTTCCATTTCATCAAGTCAAACTCAGCTCTTTTGTTAATCACTTTTCTCTCTTTACACCTTTCCCTGACCACCGGTCATGGTGGTCACAGCCACGATGATGAGGAGGGCACCCTCGATTTGCGTGCGAAAGGGTTGGTGTTGGTGAAAGTTTATTGCTTGATCATTATGTTTGTCACCACTTTTGCTGGTGGGGTGTCTCCTTACTTCTACAGATGGAACGAAAGCTTTCTATTGTTGGGCACTCAGTTCGCCGGCGGTGTGTTTTTAGGGACTTCTCTCATGCATTTCTTGAGTGACTCTAACGAAGTCTTTGGTGATCTTACAACAAAAACATACCCTTTTGCTTTCATGTTGGCATCGGCTGGTTACCTTCTCACCATGTTTAGTGATtgtgtgatattatatgttgtcGGAAGAGGAGGTCATGGTGGTGGTGGGGAAAATAAAGTGGcggtggtggaggaggaggaggaggggaGGATGAGGGGTGGGGATCCATCGGAACATGGAAATCACAGCCACCCTATATTTGTTAAGACATCATCCTTAAGCGATACCATTCTACTTATCCTTGCATTGTGTTTCCATTCTATTTTCGAGGGTATTGCTGTTGGTGTATCAT CAACAAAAACAGATGCATGGAGAAACCTATGGACAATCTCTCTGCACAAGATTTTTGCAGCAGTTGCGATGGGAATCGCTCTCCTGAGACTGATACCAAAGAGGCCATTCTTATTAACCGTGATCTACTCTTTCGCCTTTGCAATCTCAAGCCCTATTGGGGTTGGAATAGGAATCGCCATTAATGCCACAACCGAAGGGGTAGTAGCTGATTGGATGTATGCCATCTGCATGGGGATTGCTACTGGGGTTTTTGTTTATGTAGCTATTCATCATCTCATAGCCAAAGGTTTCAAACCACAAGAAGACGCTTACTTTGACAAACCATTTTTCAAGTTCCTTGCTGTGCTTCTTGGTGTTGGAGTCATTGCAGTTGTGATGATTTGGTAA